GACGCCTATATAGTTGACATTAGGGTTCATTCGTGCCAAGCCCACGGTATATTCGCCTTTTCCGCACCCCAATTCCAGCACAATAGGCTTATCATTCTTAAAAAAGGACGCCCATTTTCCCGTATACCTGAAACCTTGTAACACCTCTTCGCGAGGGGGTTGAACAACATTGGCAAAGGTCTCGTTCTCGGCAAACCGCTTTAGCTTGTTCTTGCTTCCCAAACCAAAAAGATTAAAGTTTTGGCAAAACTAAGGAAAACCGTTCACCAATTACGAAAGATAGGTCCAAGCAAGAAAAGGGCACTAAAAGTACTATTTACCGGATTTAGTTGCCTTTTCCAGCGTGAATGAAAATTCAGAACCCACACCCTCTTCGCTCTCAACATAAATTTTTTCGCCGTGGGCCTCAATAATATGCTTGACAATGGAAAGGCCGAGGCCCGAACCACCCTCTTTTCTGCTGCCGCTCTTATCGACCCTATAGAATCTTTCAAAAAGTCTCGGCAAGTGCTCTTGGGCAATGCCCTCGCCGTTATCGGTAACCCTGACGATTACCTTGTTCTTTATCAAGTTCTCGACACTCACCTCGGTGGTACCGTCTATTTGGCCGTATTTTATGGAATTCATGAGTAGATTTGAAACTACCTGCTGAATCTTTTCTTTATCGCCCATTACATATATGGGCTCGTCGTATTCCATATCAAAGGTCAGGGTTATATTTTTCTTCGAAGCCCTGATTTCAAGCAGGTCAAAAACGTTTCTAATCAACTCCACGATATCAAAGCGCTCTTTTTCAAGATGCAGGTCGCCCACCTCCAGTTTGGTGATAAGGTCAAGGTCTTTGATAATATAGATAAGGCGTTCTACCCCTTTGTTGGCCCTTTCCAGATATTTGTGCCGTACCTTTTTATCGTTTATGGCCCCATCAAGCAAGGTCAATATATAGCCCTGAACGGTAAAAAGAGGGGTTTTGAGCTCATGGCTGACATTACCGAGAAACTCTTTACGGTATTCTTCTCGAATTCGCAACGTATCGATCTCAATTTTTTTGTCCTGGGCGAATTTTTCGATTTCTTCTGTAAGGGTCTTCATATCGGTAGTGATGGGCCGGTTCGAAAATGAAGAGGACTCGAGCAGTGACACATCATCATATATCTTTTTGACCCTCCTATAGATAAACCTTTCTACCCGAATTTGTAAAATCAAAAAAGAAATAATAAAAACAACCGGAAAGGACAGCAATGCATCCACATAGTCGTACCGCTCAAAAAAGTAGGCGGCCAACAGCACTGCCAAGCAAAAAATCAACGAGATATAAAAAGAAGAACGCAGGGCAAACCTATATGACTTGCGTAGTTTAAGGGCCATTATAGTACAAACTTATAGCCCACCCCTTTGACAGTCTTGAAATGATGGTCCCCGATTTTTTCGCGCAATTTTCTAATATGCACATCGATGGTTCTGCCCCCGACCACCACTTCGTTGCCCCAGACCTTGTCTAGAATAACTTCTCTCTTAAAAACCTTGCTGGGTTTTGAGGTAAGAAGCGACAGTAGTTCAAATTCTTTTCGGGGCAAGATGATTTCCTTGCCGTTTTTGACGATTTTGTATTCTTCGCGGTTGATAACGATATCGCCCACCTTTACAATGTCTTCGGTTTCAGATTCATCATTTTTCAATCTTCTTAGCAGCGCCTTTACCTTGCTGACCAACACCTTGGGCTTTATAGGCTTTGTGATGTAATCATCGGCACCGGCATCAAAGCCGGCCACCTGGGAATAGTCTTCGCCCCTTGCGGTCAAAAATGTGATGACCGTATTTTCCAATCCCGGTGTCTTGCGAATGATCTCGCACGCCTCGATACCATCCATCTCCGGCATCATCACATCGAGGATGATCAAATGGGGATGTTTCTTCTTTGCCTTGGCCACACCCTCCACTCCGTTCTTGGCGGTAAAGACCTGATAGCCCTCTGACGATAGATTGTAGCTGACAATTTCCAAAATGTCAGGTTCGTCATCTACCAAAAGTATCTTGATATCCTTTTTTTTCATT
This portion of the Flagellimonas lutaonensis genome encodes:
- a CDS encoding response regulator transcription factor, which gives rise to MKKKDIKILLVDDEPDILEIVSYNLSSEGYQVFTAKNGVEGVAKAKKKHPHLIILDVMMPEMDGIEACEIIRKTPGLENTVITFLTARGEDYSQVAGFDAGADDYITKPIKPKVLVSKVKALLRRLKNDESETEDIVKVGDIVINREEYKIVKNGKEIILPRKEFELLSLLTSKPSKVFKREVILDKVWGNEVVVGGRTIDVHIRKLREKIGDHHFKTVKGVGYKFVL
- a CDS encoding sensor histidine kinase — its product is MALKLRKSYRFALRSSFYISLIFCLAVLLAAYFFERYDYVDALLSFPVVFIISFLILQIRVERFIYRRVKKIYDDVSLLESSSFSNRPITTDMKTLTEEIEKFAQDKKIEIDTLRIREEYRKEFLGNVSHELKTPLFTVQGYILTLLDGAINDKKVRHKYLERANKGVERLIYIIKDLDLITKLEVGDLHLEKERFDIVELIRNVFDLLEIRASKKNITLTFDMEYDEPIYVMGDKEKIQQVVSNLLMNSIKYGQIDGTTEVSVENLIKNKVIVRVTDNGEGIAQEHLPRLFERFYRVDKSGSRKEGGSGLGLSIVKHIIEAHGEKIYVESEEGVGSEFSFTLEKATKSGK